GTATTTTTCTATTGCCTAATAGATTTTAACTCTCTGGATTTCTCCACTAATGCCccacatggcgcgtcgccccatgtggCACGTTTGTATATTTTTTACAGAGTTATTTTCCTATTTCAGCTAGAAAAAGGTGGTTTcttttgggcccgaccctacttggtataaatacatgaaaaaatgttattttctggacttttgacaaattggagacctaaggaggctaaggaggatttggagaagcaaaagcagaaGGAGTTcgtcattcaatcctcactcaagacccgagtttggatcatttaatctttttctttactttaaacatatttgtgatgaattgctccatatctatggagtagttccctttagggtttgatagaaatggtgtattgatgattgtttgtggattataactctagttttatgtattgaagcattttgggtaatttaattattgcatctatattcactagttcatgtaatcgagagaggcatgacttgtgatatctttgtattatattattggttgagttcattaattcttctaagtaatcgaaagaggctagttgaatcattgattaaacctagttaggagaataatcgaaagaggtttttttaaagaccaatccactacgcattcttgcatatcttcacgtgcttaatttggctcatcttgtgaggttaaaacttaatcgagagaggagtttttgcgaacgtttgaactaataattgagtgaattcgagagactagcttgaacattagaagtgagttatctagagttagatctcgaacaattatcttgctccttcctatcaaaaccctatcttctcccattgataaccttctttttCCTTGGTTCGAtaatcattagtcaatagctgtagattcTTATTGATCATATAAATCTCGATTGTTGATTCTCCCAGATAGCAattaagctagaaactacgaaaatactgtttaactccaatccttgtggatacgatattatactatactatctttgactagcgagcataattaaagtggtgttttgccctcatcaaattttggcgccgttgccggagattgacaatcaatagtgtttgaaatagtttgtagtgctaattcaggtatttttctttttattttattttattttttcctttttacgtttggtgttctttgactctGCGCAGGTTACAGGTTCAAAGTGGTGCATGACTAGAACTTCTGcaaaggaagtgctaccatacgagccagaaaTTGAGAAACAACTATGACAACTGAAGAAGGAAAAAAATCTCACAGAGACaacagaaaaggttgggcaatcctcaaccaaagaacttatggctggAAACGGTGAAGATAATGTGGATTTGGTTGCAAGAGAAGCAGCCCAAcgaagagaacaagctgcacgagATGCTGAGGAAGAAGCTATTAGAGATGGGCAAAACATTTATGAAGAGGAGAGCGATTtcagacttaatcaacatcaacccttgcctgggagaccacttggtgattatgctagaccggtctacaattaAGGATTAtccagtgttagaccacctctAATTGCAACAAACAACtttgaattgaagcaagggttgcttcaaactcttcaaaactgttgtgtcttcagagggaagatgaacgaaAATCCAAACACAcgtctaatggacttcgaggagattataaacacatttcaatacaatggtgtatcACAGGATGCAGTTTACTTAAGgtcattccccttcacactcaaagattaTGCAAAGCGGTGGCTTCAAAGCTTACCTAATGGATCGATtcgaacatgggatgagatgaccagaaaattttttgataaatatttctcatcagctaaaacatgtaagtttagaagagaaatccataacttctgccacaaagagaatgaaactatttttgaagcatgtgAGAGGTTTAAGTAGATTGTTCGAAAGTATCAACATAGTTGAATTGAACTCttgatgcaactccaggacttttgggatggattgacaccggcctcatgTAAAaaattgagcaatgcagctggaggcccattgatgaagaagactccggaGGAGATAatcacaattcttgatgagttatctaaaGATGCTAATCAATGGACCTCTGAAAGTGcaaaaagaagaagatcaactggtgttcaccaggttAGTGCTAACatatctgtgcaggtacaacttaaTGCTATGgataaggaaataaggaagctgaccttagcctcgatacaaaatgaGCCTTATGCAGCTTCTGATATATGTGGAAAAGGACACCCTACTTATAAGTGTCAAGCCTCAAGTGAGGAGGTGAATACTGTGGGAAActacaattttaatgcaatggaTCAGAGGCACCCcaatttttcatggagttcacctgggggtaccgcaaatgcatggcaacaaaataactctagaccccagggacaaggagctctagcattccaaaatcagcagaggcaacaATTTCAGTCTCAACGGCCCATTCAGTCTGgcatagaagatctcatgaaTTTTTTCATTTTAAAAACTGATGAGAGACTTGAAACTCATAGCACAACTATACGGGAACATGGAGCAACTATCAAAGAATTAGGCACTGGTTTTCGAATATTAGAGaggcaagtgggacaaattgcaataatattatctgagagagtcccaggtactctgccagctgatactgagagaaatcccaaagaaacagtgaatgttgtgaACTTGAGAAGCGGACAAGTGTTGAAAGATACCACTCCAatccaaaaagaggtggtacTTGAAAATGAAAATAAGGAGCAATTAGAGAATGatattgataagaagaagaaaggtaagAAGGGAGCTGACAAAAaaaagaaggaggaaacttcgagaagggatgaatctaatgagagcgagcatatgcatgctctaccttttcctcaaaatctatatagagaaaagttggacaagcattttgagagatttctatatatgctgaaacaggttaatgtaaattttccattcacagaagtgctctcccaaatgccagcttatgctaaattcttgaaggagatcctgacaaagaagagaaagatagaagatacatcagtggtcaagctcacagagcattgcaatgcgatattgcaaaacaaactctcaCAAATATGTGGAGATCCAGGGacttttactataccttgctctttaggctctattaattttgataaatctttatgtgattttggtgcctcaattaacttaatgcctctatctatttataggaaactggagaaggagattggaaggataaggtcagtgccaatatctttgcagccgGCAGACCAAACAACTCTGATACccaaggggatagtggaagatgtcttagttcatgtaaataagttcgtatttcctgtagactttatagtggtgaatatggaggagaacaaggaggtcccccctcatcctaggaagaccattcttagtaaTGGGTAGAGtaatattagatatacacgagagaaagctcatgcttagagtgggtgaggagactgtgactttcgagatgaatgtagaaatgggggtgaaaaaggagaagccagctgcagatattgagtggaaagtgaagggctcaaacGAGAAGGCTGCGGTGAGTGAAAAAGATAAGTATAGGGTGCACCCAAAAATACTGAGAAGAAGTTATCGGCATGGATGTGCGTATTagttcgaaggcgaggaatggagcccgacttcgactcagaccccgactagatgttcagggaagttttctttaccttatgctttttaattgtgtgttatggggacatgctacaacttaaagtgtggggtgagagatatgttgtatgttgtatattgtatgtatatgtgttagtttagtttttgttttagtagttagagataaaaaatttgaaaaaccataaaaattgaagattttttgatttttcccgatgaTAGATATCATTCGATGAGTTTCTTGAGGGAtaaaagtcgaaagaaaaagacaaaaaaagattttcttttgttaggtggtgtattaattcccccttggtttttctttgtgacgcgattcttttccaagagttttgtttgaaccgggtgtagttagtttttatttttttaggagtagaaaaccttgtgctatgaattGAATGGAAAggaatatctcttaactttattataccttgagaatagtgagtgctttagtgtgacgcttaggctctatttttgactcttgtataagtaccttaaattgtatgaccctaactttgcttaactgttttgataggagtgtcttgatgagtccaatcctgagtgagttatgtgtcatATGTGTGTGAGTTttatgttattctgtgcattgaatttgatgtctagaacttgccccgtgtgtttgcaaagcgaaatagtagttttattcagtcttgaaagtgataCAAACATTTCTTTGTTGAGTCAATGATATGCTTTTATCCTCatgattgttatgtatcgtagttaacccctttgagcctgtaatcacgttcctttggcaaccacattacaagccttacccaattaTTTGAATTGATCATCTATTAGAACCTTTTACCTCTTGTGAACACTTgaattattatgaactttgtaaaagttgaagtgtggggtggttggtttggcttttgagtggaactattgaaataaggagaaaggtgcaatattttgaaaaagtaagagtcaCTTGaattagaaaagaaaagaaaagaaaaagaaaaacagttGTATTGTTGtaaaaaaatattctttgatagcgGTGACCCTTGATGTACTTGTGTTTAAAGAAGTAAgaagttaatgtatattgatgcgaaggtggagttatggtttgacataagtgtgaggttttgaattgttaattatatgtattaaaagtgcttaggAAGGTGTAGTCattcttatatctaaatgtatcttaCCCATCCCGCGGCCTACTTTACAACcagttaaagtcctacttgatccttgactgaatgagctcaattagtagagtagtatactacgggaaagcctatggtgAATCTTTTGTGTCATATGAaagttgtttctgagagtgagtgaattctttttatcttgagttcctaattattcttaattacattgtgtgtggaactactctctattattgtgtgagggtatttgattcatgaaggaaaggtaatatcgttgacctctatgttagagcaagtgagcgggttataaataatgcatagTGATTTTGTcgaatcttgaggctaggatgttacggtattgtacttaatctgttttaaatattcttggtatgatgagttaagagagttgtttaaaaaggtcgtgtctatatgaagtgtagtttgattgctcgaggacgagcaatggtttaagtgtggggtgttgatggtaggctataatatcatattttagtcgcttattgcactctaatttactgcactttattgatgtttgagctttaattgatagtgttttgtacttattgtgtgtttatgctttgtaggagtgattccgagctatgtagatgttatggagctaattcgagtgatttggagctttgacgtctgagtaaaagcccaagggattaagccgggatcgtgtttgggggtcgaggaccaagtttggATGTCAAAACGCACGAAtaaatccgtactctgagaaatcccCACTGCTGCAGCGCGTGGGGCACCACACGTGTCTATTTTTCGGCTGCCTGATAGATTTCAACTCTCTGGATTTCTCCACTAATGCCCCTTGTGGCGCGTTTGTATATTTTTTACAGAGTTATTTTCCTATTTCAGCTAGAAAAATGTGGTTTC
The DNA window shown above is from Nicotiana tomentosiformis chromosome 8, ASM39032v3, whole genome shotgun sequence and carries:
- the LOC138897800 gene encoding uncharacterized protein gives rise to the protein MAGNGEDNVDLVAREAAQRREQAARDAEEEAIRDGQNIYEEESDFRLNQHQPLPGRPLGDYARPDFWDGLTPASCKKLSNAAGGPLMKKTPEEIITILDELSKDANQWTSESAKRRRSTGVHQVSANISVQVQLNAMDKEIRKLTLASIQNEPYAASDICGKGHPTYKCQASSEEVNTVGNYNFNAMDQRHPNFSWSSPGGTANAWQQNNSRPQGQGALAFQNQQRQQFQSQRPIQSGIEDLMNFFILKTDERLETHSTTIREHGATIKELGTGFRILERQVGQIAIILSERVPGTLPADTERNPKETVNVVNLRSGQVLKDTTPIQKEVVLENENKEQLENDIDKKKKGKKGADKKKKEETSRRDESNESEHMKLEKEIGRIRSVPISLQPADQTTLIPKGIVEDVLVHVNKFVFPVDFIVVNMEENKEVPPHPRKTILSNG